One genomic window of Quercus lobata isolate SW786 chromosome 9, ValleyOak3.0 Primary Assembly, whole genome shotgun sequence includes the following:
- the LOC115961556 gene encoding protein MAIN-LIKE 1-like, with protein sequence MANVQMQDNRVIDIIKLLRLEGLFRAPSREIDNCLISALVERWRPETYTFHLPHGEMTITLQDVEVIFRLPIDGDVLVGPTAVVDDGGWRRLCTELLGFSQPNDNKTLVGQRILISRLVEAVAAPLPHDATEMQIHWYARCYILALIGDKLFMDKSGDRVHLMFLDFMRNLRDPPQYS encoded by the coding sequence ATGGCAAACGTTCAGATGCAAGATAATCGAGTCATTGATATTATCAAATTGCTAAGGCTAGAAGGATTATTTAGAGCCCCTTCAAGAGAGATAGATAATTGCCTAATATCGGCCCTAGTTGAGCGATGGCGGCCGGAGACTTATACTTTCCATCTTCCACATGGTGAGATGACAATCACCCTACAAGATGTGGAGGTAATTTTCAGACTTCCTATAGACGGTGACGTCTTGGTTGGGCCGACTGCTGTGGTGGATGATGGGGGTTGGAGGCGATTGTGTACGGAGTTGCTGGGTTTTAGTCAGCCGAATGACAATAAAACATTGGTGGGGCAAAGAATTCTCATAAGCCGACTTGTTGAGGCCGTTGCAGCGCCATTGCCTCATGACGCAACGGAGATGCAGATACACTGGTATGCCCGGTGCTATATTTTAGCGCTAATAGGGGACAAACTTTTCATGGACAAGTCAGGAGATAGGGTGCATTTGATGTTCCTAGACTTCATGCGTAACCTTCGTGATCCGCCACAGTATAGTTAG